One Paraburkholderia phytofirmans OLGA172 genomic window carries:
- a CDS encoding glutamate synthase-related protein: MNDHQQPTHPVPAAQGLYDPQNEHDACGVGFVAHIKGKKSHEIIEQGLKILENLDHRGAVGADPLMGDGAGILIQIPDGFYREEMAKQGVVLPPNGEYGVGMVFLPKEHASRLACEQELERTVKAEGQVVLGWRDVPVDHTMPISPTVKASEPLIRQIFIGRGKDIMVTDALERKLYVIRKTASHRIQALKLKHGKEYFVPSCSARTVVYKGLLLAGQVGVYYRDLQDERTVSALALVHQRFSTNTFPAWELAHPYRMIAHNGEINTVKGNVNWLNARTGAIASHVLGDDLPKLWPLIYPGQSDTASFDNCLELLVMAGYPLVHAVMMMIPEAWEQHTLMDDNRRAFYEYHAAMMEPWDGPAAIAFTDGRQIGATLDRNGLRPARYIVTDDDLVIMASEAGTLLIPESKIVKKWRLQPGKMFLIDMEHGRIIDDKELKDNLANAKPYKSWIDAVRIKLDEIEAKAEDVATERREAAALLDRQQAFGYTQEDLKFLMAPMAQAGEEAVGSMGNDSPLAVMSNKNKTLYHYFKQLFAQVTNPPIDPIRENMVMSLVSFVGPKPNLLDTNNINPPMRLEVSQPVLDFKDIAKIRAIDQYTGGKFSSYELNICYPVAWGKEGIEARLASLCAEAVDAVKSGYNMLIVSDRKTDRDNVAIPALLATAAIHTHLVQHGLRTSAGLVVETGSARETHHFALLAGYGAEAVHPYLAMETLGQLAAGLKGDLSPEKAVYNFTKAIGKGLQKVMSKMGISTYMSYTGAQIFEAVGLAEGLVSKYFNGTSSKVGGIGLFDVAEEAIRLHRDAFGDNPVLANMLDAGGEYAYRVRGEEHMWTPDAIAKLQHSARSNSYQTYKEYAHLINDQTKRHMTFRGLFEFRLDPSKAIPLDEVESAKEIVKRFATGAMSLGSISTEAHATLAVAMNRIGGKSNTGEGGEDVNRYRNELRGIPIKNGDTMKSVIGEEVIVDIPLKEGDSLRSKIKQVASGRFGVTAEYLASADQIQIKMAQGAKPGEGGQLPGHKVSEYIGKLRYSVPGVGLISPPPHHDIYSIEDLAQLIHDLKNANSAASISVKLVSESGVGTVAAGVAKAKADHVVIAGHDGGTGASPLSSVKHAGTPWELGLAETQQTLVLNQLRGRIRVQADGQMKTGRDVVIGALLGADEFGFATAPLVVEGCIMMRKCHLNTCPVGVATQDPVLRAKFQGQPEHVVNFFFFVAEEARELMAQLGIRKFEDLIGHAELLDMKKGVEHWKAKGLDFSRVFYQPQVSADVARKHVDVQDHGLDRALDHVLIEKAKGAIEKGEHVSFIQPVRNVNRTVGAMLSGTIAKKYGHDGLPDDTIHIQLKGTAGQSFGAFLARGVTLDLVGDGNDYVGKGLSGGRIIIRPTNDFRGKSEENIICGNTVMYGAIEGEAFFRGVAGERFCVRNSGATAVVEGTGDHGCEYMTGGTVIVLGETGRNFAAGMSGGIAYVFDPDNTFAGKCNKSMVALDPVLQQAEQERTVDKGLWHSGTTDEALLKGLIERHFQFTGSPRAKALLENWDASRRQFVKVFPTEYKRALGEMAAKKANKEVLAA; the protein is encoded by the coding sequence CGGCGAGTACGGCGTCGGCATGGTGTTCCTGCCGAAGGAACACGCATCGCGTCTCGCGTGCGAACAGGAACTGGAACGTACAGTGAAGGCCGAAGGCCAGGTCGTGCTGGGCTGGCGCGATGTGCCGGTCGACCACACCATGCCGATTTCGCCCACCGTCAAGGCGAGCGAGCCGCTGATCCGCCAGATCTTCATCGGCCGCGGCAAGGACATCATGGTGACCGACGCGCTCGAGCGGAAGCTGTACGTGATCCGCAAGACCGCGAGCCACCGCATCCAGGCGCTCAAGCTCAAGCACGGCAAGGAATACTTCGTGCCATCGTGCTCGGCGCGCACGGTCGTCTACAAGGGGCTGCTGCTGGCGGGCCAGGTCGGCGTGTACTACCGCGACCTGCAGGACGAGCGCACGGTGTCGGCGCTGGCGCTGGTGCACCAACGCTTCTCGACCAACACGTTCCCGGCGTGGGAACTGGCTCACCCGTACCGCATGATCGCCCACAACGGCGAAATCAACACGGTGAAGGGCAACGTCAACTGGCTGAACGCCCGTACCGGCGCGATCGCCTCGCACGTGCTCGGCGACGATCTGCCCAAGCTGTGGCCGCTGATCTACCCGGGCCAATCCGACACGGCGTCGTTCGACAACTGTCTCGAACTGCTGGTGATGGCCGGCTACCCGCTCGTCCACGCCGTGATGATGATGATCCCGGAAGCGTGGGAACAGCACACGCTGATGGACGACAACCGCCGCGCGTTCTACGAATACCACGCCGCGATGATGGAGCCGTGGGACGGCCCCGCCGCGATCGCCTTCACCGACGGCCGTCAGATCGGCGCCACGCTCGACCGCAACGGTCTGCGTCCGGCGCGCTACATCGTTACCGACGACGACCTGGTCATCATGGCGTCGGAAGCGGGCACGTTGCTGATCCCCGAGTCGAAGATCGTCAAGAAATGGCGTCTGCAGCCGGGCAAGATGTTCCTGATCGACATGGAGCACGGCCGCATCATCGACGACAAGGAACTGAAGGACAACCTCGCCAACGCCAAGCCGTACAAGAGCTGGATCGACGCCGTGCGCATCAAGCTCGACGAAATCGAGGCGAAGGCCGAAGACGTCGCGACGGAGCGCCGCGAAGCTGCTGCCTTGCTGGATCGCCAGCAGGCGTTCGGCTACACGCAGGAAGACCTCAAGTTCCTGATGGCGCCGATGGCGCAAGCCGGTGAAGAAGCAGTCGGCTCGATGGGCAACGACTCGCCGCTGGCCGTCATGTCCAATAAGAACAAGACGCTCTATCACTACTTCAAGCAGCTGTTCGCGCAAGTCACGAACCCGCCGATCGACCCGATCCGTGAAAACATGGTGATGTCGCTGGTGTCGTTCGTCGGTCCGAAGCCGAACCTGCTGGACACGAACAACATCAACCCGCCGATGCGTCTTGAAGTGTCGCAGCCGGTGCTCGACTTCAAGGACATCGCGAAGATCCGCGCGATCGATCAGTACACGGGCGGCAAGTTCAGCTCGTACGAACTGAACATCTGCTATCCGGTGGCCTGGGGCAAGGAAGGCATTGAAGCGCGTCTGGCTTCGCTGTGCGCGGAAGCCGTCGATGCGGTCAAGTCCGGCTACAACATGCTGATCGTGTCGGACCGCAAGACCGACCGCGACAACGTCGCGATTCCAGCATTGCTGGCCACCGCCGCGATCCACACGCACCTCGTCCAGCATGGCCTGCGCACGAGCGCGGGGCTGGTCGTGGAAACCGGCTCGGCGCGCGAAACACACCATTTCGCGTTGCTCGCGGGCTACGGCGCGGAAGCCGTGCACCCGTACCTCGCGATGGAAACGCTCGGCCAGCTCGCAGCGGGCCTGAAGGGTGACCTGTCACCGGAAAAGGCGGTCTACAACTTCACCAAGGCAATCGGCAAGGGCCTGCAGAAGGTCATGTCGAAGATGGGCATTTCGACCTACATGTCGTACACCGGCGCGCAGATTTTCGAAGCTGTGGGCCTGGCTGAAGGCCTGGTGTCGAAGTACTTCAATGGCACCTCGTCGAAGGTTGGCGGGATCGGCCTGTTCGATGTCGCGGAAGAAGCGATCCGTCTGCATCGCGACGCGTTCGGCGACAACCCGGTGCTCGCTAACATGCTCGATGCGGGTGGCGAGTACGCCTATCGCGTGCGCGGCGAAGAACACATGTGGACGCCGGATGCGATCGCCAAGTTGCAACACTCGGCGCGCAGCAACTCGTATCAGACGTACAAGGAGTACGCGCACCTGATCAACGATCAGACCAAGCGCCACATGACGTTCCGCGGCCTGTTCGAGTTCAGGCTGGATCCGTCGAAGGCGATCCCGCTGGACGAAGTGGAATCGGCGAAGGAAATCGTCAAGCGTTTCGCCACCGGCGCTATGTCGCTGGGCTCGATCTCGACCGAAGCCCACGCCACCCTGGCTGTCGCGATGAACCGCATCGGCGGCAAGTCGAACACCGGCGAAGGCGGCGAGGACGTGAACCGTTATCGCAACGAGCTGCGCGGCATTCCGATCAAGAACGGCGACACCATGAAGTCGGTGATCGGCGAGGAGGTGATCGTTGACATTCCGCTGAAGGAAGGCGATTCGCTGCGCTCGAAGATCAAGCAGGTGGCGTCGGGCCGTTTCGGCGTGACGGCGGAATACCTCGCCTCGGCCGATCAGATTCAGATCAAGATGGCGCAAGGCGCGAAGCCGGGCGAAGGCGGCCAGTTGCCGGGCCACAAGGTGTCGGAATACATCGGCAAGCTGCGTTACTCGGTACCGGGCGTTGGCCTGATTTCGCCGCCGCCGCACCATGACATCTACTCGATCGAAGATCTGGCGCAGCTGATTCACGATCTGAAGAACGCCAACTCGGCAGCGAGTATCTCGGTGAAGCTGGTGTCGGAATCGGGCGTCGGTACGGTTGCTGCCGGTGTCGCCAAGGCGAAGGCCGACCACGTCGTGATCGCCGGCCATGACGGCGGCACGGGTGCATCGCCGCTGTCGTCGGTGAAGCATGCCGGCACGCCGTGGGAACTGGGTCTGGCGGAAACGCAGCAGACGCTGGTGCTGAACCAACTGCGCGGCCGTATCCGCGTGCAGGCTGACGGCCAGATGAAGACCGGCCGCGACGTCGTGATCGGCGCGCTGCTTGGCGCGGACGAATTTGGCTTCGCGACGGCGCCGCTCGTCGTCGAAGGCTGCATCATGATGCGCAAGTGCCACCTGAACACCTGCCCGGTCGGCGTCGCGACGCAAGATCCGGTGCTGCGTGCGAAATTCCAGGGCCAGCCGGAGCACGTCGTCAACTTCTTCTTCTTTGTTGCGGAAGAAGCGCGCGAACTCATGGCGCAACTGGGCATTCGCAAGTTCGAAGACCTGATTGGCCACGCCGAACTGCTCGACATGAAGAAGGGCGTCGAACACTGGAAGGCGAAGGGGCTCGATTTCTCGCGGGTGTTCTATCAGCCGCAGGTCTCGGCAGACGTGGCTCGCAAGCACGTCGACGTGCAGGACCACGGTCTGGATCGCGCGCTGGATCACGTGCTGATCGAGAAGGCGAAGGGCGCGATCGAGAAGGGCGAGCACGTCTCGTTCATCCAGCCGGTGCGCAACGTGAACCGTACGGTCGGCGCGATGCTGTCCGGCACGATCGCGAAGAAGTACGGCCACGACGGCTTGCCTGACGACACGATTCACATCCAGTTGAAGGGCACCGCAGGCCAGAGTTTCGGCGCGTTCCTCGCGAGGGGCGTGACGCTGGATCTGGTCGGCGACGGTAACGACTACGTTGGCAAGGGCCTCTCGGGCGGCCGCATCATCATCCGTCCGACCAACGATTTCCGCGGCAAGTCCGAAGAAAACATCATCTGTGGCAACACGGTGATGTACGGCGCGATCGAAGGCGAAGCGTTCTTCCGCGGCGTCGCCGGCGAGCGTTTCTGCGTGCGTAACTCCGGTGCGACGGCGGTTGTCGAAGGCACGGGCGACCACGGTTGCGAATACATGACGGGTGGCACGGTGATCGTGCTCGGCGAAACGGGCCGTAACTTCGCGGCCGGCATGTCGGGCGGTATCGCCTACGTGTTCGATCCGGACAACACGTTCGCGGGCAAGTGCAACAAGTCGATGGTCGCGCTCGATCCGGTCTTGCAACAGGCCGAACAGGAACGCACGGTCGACAAGGGTCTGTGGCACAGCGGCACGACCGACGAAGCCCTGCTCAAGGGTCTCATCGAGCGTCACTTCCAGTTCACGGGTTCGCCGCGTGCAAAGGCGCTGCTCGAAAACTGGGATGCGTCGCGCCGTCAGTTCGTGAAGGTGTTCCCGACCGAATACAAGCGCGCGCTGGGCGAAATGGCTGCGAAGAAGGCGAACAAGGAAGTGCTCGCCGCCTGA